The Caulifigura coniformis genome includes a region encoding these proteins:
- a CDS encoding ATP-binding protein → MSSAVHLEITIPSDTSAGHEVQERIVSLMEEREYSMRDVFSVRLALEEALVNAIKHGNQLDPDKSVRIQCDVEQDRVYVEIEDQGPGYVPDDVPDPTLDENIERASGRGLMLIKSFMNRVEFNEKGNCIRLEKLRSTEEEAG, encoded by the coding sequence ATGTCCTCCGCTGTCCACCTCGAAATCACGATTCCCAGCGACACATCCGCCGGACATGAAGTCCAGGAGCGGATCGTGAGCCTGATGGAAGAGCGTGAATACTCGATGCGGGACGTGTTTTCGGTGCGGCTGGCTCTCGAGGAAGCGCTCGTCAACGCGATCAAGCACGGCAATCAGCTCGATCCGGACAAATCGGTCCGCATCCAGTGCGACGTCGAGCAGGACCGGGTGTACGTCGAAATCGAAGACCAGGGTCCGGGTTATGTTCCTGACGACGTCCCCGATCCGACGCTCGATGAAAACATCGAGCGTGCCAGCGGCCGCGGGCTGATGCTGATCAAGTCGTTCATGAACCGGGTGGAGTTCAACGAGAAGGGGAACTGCATCCGTCTGGAGAAGTTGCGTTCGACGGAAGAAGAAGCGGGCTGA
- a CDS encoding Gfo/Idh/MocA family protein, producing MRFSASRREFVKTSSAISAAVFVGGTATRTVLAQERSANERVRYACIGLGGKGTSDSNDASDNGDIVAVCDVDSNTLGSRSIDLAKRALTKDLKPTTYTDFRKLLETEKNIDAVTVSTPDHTHAVAAALAMKLGKACFCQKPLTHSVWEARRLQEIAKESNVATSMGNQGTANRGLREAAAVLKSGALGNIKECHVFTDRPVWPQGGPRGKSQAVPANLDWNLWLGPAPLRPFAAGYHTFAWRGWWDFGTGALGDMACHTFNMPYMGLDLADPVSIQAWCETPMLVKKDNGKNRGDFDAAKDTESVVTGHNGDTYPAKSKIKFEFPANAWRGPITVWWYDGGYMPEESLLGGEKFRRKGKNPDGKATGAIILGDKGYLYAWDDYAAEFMVNIGGNKEVPKVEYERSPGHFLEFHESVTGKRKRAVANFENYAGKLTETILLGNLAVWAAATGESKVIEWNASSMTTPNAPELAQIVRRPYRAGYEGLL from the coding sequence ATGCGTTTCAGCGCCTCCCGCAGAGAGTTTGTCAAAACGTCATCCGCAATCAGCGCCGCGGTTTTCGTCGGCGGCACGGCGACCCGCACCGTCCTCGCCCAGGAGCGGTCGGCCAATGAACGTGTCCGCTACGCCTGCATCGGCCTCGGCGGCAAAGGAACCAGCGACTCCAACGACGCCTCGGACAACGGCGACATCGTCGCCGTCTGCGACGTTGATTCGAACACCCTCGGCAGCCGCTCGATCGACCTCGCCAAGCGCGCACTGACGAAGGACCTCAAGCCAACCACCTACACCGACTTCCGCAAGCTGCTGGAAACGGAAAAGAACATCGATGCGGTCACGGTCTCCACGCCGGACCACACCCACGCCGTCGCCGCCGCCCTGGCGATGAAGCTGGGCAAGGCCTGCTTCTGCCAGAAGCCGCTGACTCACAGCGTCTGGGAAGCCCGTCGTCTCCAGGAAATCGCCAAGGAATCCAACGTCGCCACCAGCATGGGCAACCAGGGCACCGCCAACCGCGGACTGCGGGAAGCAGCGGCCGTCCTGAAGTCCGGCGCCCTCGGCAACATCAAGGAATGCCACGTCTTCACCGACCGGCCGGTCTGGCCGCAGGGTGGACCGCGCGGAAAGTCGCAGGCGGTTCCCGCCAACCTCGACTGGAACCTCTGGCTCGGACCCGCGCCGCTCCGTCCCTTCGCTGCCGGATACCACACCTTCGCCTGGCGCGGCTGGTGGGACTTCGGCACCGGCGCCCTCGGCGACATGGCCTGCCACACCTTCAACATGCCCTACATGGGCCTCGACCTCGCCGACCCGGTCTCCATCCAGGCCTGGTGCGAAACGCCGATGCTCGTGAAGAAGGATAACGGCAAGAATCGCGGCGACTTTGACGCCGCGAAAGATACGGAATCGGTCGTCACCGGACACAACGGCGACACCTACCCGGCCAAGTCGAAGATCAAGTTCGAGTTCCCGGCCAACGCGTGGCGCGGGCCGATCACGGTGTGGTGGTATGACGGCGGTTACATGCCGGAAGAATCGCTCCTCGGCGGCGAAAAGTTCCGCCGTAAAGGAAAGAACCCCGACGGCAAGGCGACCGGCGCGATCATCCTCGGCGACAAAGGATATCTCTACGCGTGGGACGACTACGCGGCCGAGTTCATGGTCAACATCGGCGGCAACAAGGAAGTGCCCAAGGTCGAGTACGAGCGGTCACCCGGCCACTTCCTCGAGTTCCATGAATCGGTCACTGGCAAGCGGAAGCGGGCCGTGGCCAACTTCGAGAACTATGCCGGCAAGCTCACCGAAACCATCCTGCTGGGCAACCTGGCCGTCTGGGCTGCTGCGACGGGTGAAAGCAAGGTCATCGAATGGAATGCCAGCTCGATGACGACGCCGAACGCTCCTGAACTCGCGCAGATCGTCCGTCGCCCCTACCGAGCCGGCTACGAAGGCCTGCTGTAA
- a CDS encoding aldehyde dehydrogenase (NADP(+)), whose amino-acid sequence MPSSAHPVLINGQWSASRGTETFTAVNPATRQALPDAYPVSPWSEIEAALQAADRAFQEVRTWPGERFAAFLEAYAERIEARAAQLVEIANLETALPVEPRLKVAELPRTINQLRQAAAAAREGSWALPTIDTKQNIRSMHAPLGPVAVFGPNNFPFAFNGISGGDFAAAVAAGCPVIAKGHPSHPTTTRLFAEAAHEAATATGMPAGFVQLVYRISHADGEKLAGHPLLGSLGYTGARHAGVVLKRAADAVGKPIYLELSSINPVYLLPGVLLERGDKLAEEFTGSCLMGAGQFCTNPGLVFLIAGPETETFIADVAKRFDAAPVGTLLGPSVEKSLGAGLDTLRAAGAKQLTSGKADPARCCVANTLLRVDAAAFLKDPHRLQTEAFGNASLIVVAKDETELLSMVGALEGNLTGCIYSSSNGSDDPLYDRLAPALRQKVGRLLNDKMPTGVAVSPAMNHGGPFPATGHPGFTAVGIPASIRRFSALHCYDAVRPHRLPAGLQNTSPHPKLSRLVDGVWMTGDIPG is encoded by the coding sequence ATGCCGTCCTCCGCTCATCCCGTCCTCATCAATGGTCAGTGGTCCGCTTCCCGGGGGACCGAGACGTTTACGGCCGTGAACCCGGCGACACGCCAGGCCCTTCCGGACGCGTACCCCGTGAGTCCGTGGAGCGAGATCGAAGCGGCGCTGCAGGCGGCCGATCGGGCGTTCCAGGAAGTGCGGACCTGGCCGGGGGAACGGTTTGCGGCGTTTCTCGAGGCGTATGCGGAGCGGATTGAAGCGCGGGCCGCGCAGCTCGTCGAGATTGCGAACCTGGAGACGGCGCTGCCGGTCGAGCCGCGACTCAAGGTTGCGGAGCTGCCAAGGACGATCAACCAGTTGAGGCAGGCCGCGGCCGCGGCGCGCGAAGGCTCGTGGGCGCTGCCGACGATCGACACGAAGCAGAACATCCGTTCGATGCACGCGCCGCTGGGGCCGGTCGCGGTGTTCGGGCCGAATAACTTTCCGTTTGCCTTCAACGGGATTTCGGGAGGCGACTTCGCGGCCGCGGTTGCGGCGGGATGTCCCGTGATCGCGAAGGGGCATCCGTCGCATCCGACGACGACGCGACTATTCGCCGAGGCGGCGCACGAGGCGGCGACGGCGACCGGGATGCCGGCGGGATTCGTTCAGCTGGTGTACCGGATTTCCCACGCCGATGGTGAGAAGCTGGCCGGGCATCCGCTGCTGGGATCGCTCGGTTATACGGGGGCCCGGCATGCGGGGGTCGTGCTCAAGCGGGCGGCGGATGCGGTCGGGAAGCCGATTTATCTGGAGCTGTCGAGCATCAATCCGGTGTATCTGCTGCCGGGCGTCCTTTTGGAGCGGGGCGACAAGCTGGCCGAAGAGTTTACGGGCAGCTGCCTGATGGGAGCCGGACAGTTCTGCACGAACCCGGGACTTGTGTTCCTCATTGCGGGGCCGGAGACCGAGACGTTTATCGCGGACGTGGCGAAACGGTTTGACGCGGCTCCTGTGGGAACTTTGCTGGGGCCTTCCGTTGAAAAGAGTCTCGGTGCGGGGCTCGACACGTTGCGAGCGGCTGGCGCGAAACAGCTCACTTCGGGGAAGGCCGATCCGGCGCGGTGCTGCGTGGCCAACACGCTGCTGCGCGTCGATGCGGCGGCGTTCCTGAAGGATCCCCATCGCCTGCAGACGGAAGCGTTCGGGAACGCGTCGTTGATCGTGGTGGCGAAGGATGAGACCGAGCTGCTTTCGATGGTCGGAGCGCTCGAAGGGAATCTCACTGGGTGCATCTACTCCAGCTCCAACGGCAGTGATGATCCGCTTTACGATCGCCTCGCTCCGGCGCTGCGGCAGAAGGTGGGGCGGCTGCTGAACGACAAGATGCCGACCGGCGTGGCGGTCAGCCCGGCCATGAATCACGGCGGACCTTTTCCGGCGACCGGACATCCCGGGTTCACTGCGGTCGGCATCCCCGCTTCGATCCGGAGGTTTTCGGCGCTGCACTGTTACGACGCCGTCCGGCCGCATCGCCTGCCTGCCGGTCTGCAGAACACGTCGCCCCATCCGAAGCTGTCGCGATTGGTTGACGGAGTCTGGATGACGGGAGACATTCCCGGCTGA
- a CDS encoding thioredoxin family protein, which produces MPRTLMLAAVLLFLAGRPAAAGEYNDVLSIGDAAPAWMKLPGTDGREHSLSDLADKPVVVVVFTCASCPTAVDYEERINALAKAQGGEKGQVAVVAISVNKVKEDLLPALTARAKEKGFAFTYVTDESQKIARDFGAVFTPEFYVLNRERRVVYMGAMDDATDASQVKRRYVEEAIAAALGGTKPEVSEVIARGCRVRYARERRSSSSGR; this is translated from the coding sequence ATGCCCCGGACCCTGATGCTTGCCGCCGTCCTGCTGTTCCTGGCGGGACGGCCGGCCGCGGCTGGTGAATACAACGACGTTCTGTCGATCGGCGATGCGGCCCCCGCCTGGATGAAGCTGCCGGGGACAGACGGCAGGGAGCATTCGCTGTCCGACCTGGCGGACAAGCCGGTGGTGGTGGTCGTGTTCACGTGTGCGAGCTGCCCGACGGCGGTCGACTACGAGGAGCGGATCAACGCGCTGGCGAAGGCCCAGGGGGGTGAGAAGGGGCAGGTCGCGGTAGTGGCGATCTCGGTGAACAAGGTGAAAGAGGATCTTCTGCCGGCGCTGACGGCGCGGGCGAAGGAGAAGGGGTTCGCGTTCACCTACGTGACCGACGAGAGCCAGAAGATCGCCAGGGACTTCGGCGCGGTGTTCACGCCGGAGTTCTACGTGCTGAACCGCGAGCGGCGGGTGGTGTACATGGGGGCGATGGACGACGCGACGGACGCGAGCCAGGTGAAGCGGCGGTATGTCGAAGAGGCAATCGCGGCGGCGCTAGGCGGAACGAAACCTGAAGTGAGCGAAGTGATTGCGCGGGGCTGCCGGGTGCGGTATGCCCGTGAGCGTCGATCGAGTTCGAGCGGGCGTTGA
- a CDS encoding STAS domain-containing protein — protein sequence MAAPVQRRLDIEEVGDVTVARFIDKKILDENNIQIIGTQLFGLIEEDGRKKIVLDFTNVEYLSSAALGKLITMDKKVKASGGKLRLCNIRKDIYEVFAITRLNKVFDIRNTQDEAVAGL from the coding sequence ATGGCTGCACCGGTTCAACGACGGCTCGATATCGAAGAAGTCGGCGACGTGACTGTCGCGCGATTCATCGACAAGAAGATCCTCGACGAGAACAACATCCAGATCATCGGGACCCAGCTGTTTGGTCTGATCGAAGAGGATGGCCGGAAGAAGATCGTTCTCGACTTCACGAACGTCGAGTACCTCTCGAGCGCCGCGCTCGGGAAACTGATCACGATGGACAAGAAGGTGAAGGCGTCGGGCGGCAAGCTGCGGTTGTGCAACATCCGCAAGGACATCTACGAAGTGTTCGCCATCACCCGGCTCAACAAGGTGTTCGACATTCGCAACACCCAGGATGAGGCGGTTGCCGGTTTGTAA
- a CDS encoding glycosyltransferase family 2 protein — protein sequence MPVLDSTSNLERPADRETLVSVVVPTFNRAELLRSALRSVQAQSWTDLEVVVVDDGSTDETQSVVASMSAADNRIRYLRQPNGGVSAARNTALANCRGAMIAFLDSDDAWHPTKLATQVEVLRALPAVGMVWSDMNAVDVQGRIVHCNYLQRMYKGYRRLAQGQLFPESAPLQDVVPQIDPALAGVKLSWGPIYSHMLYGNLVHTSTVVLRRERAAAVGLFDESMKAGGEDYKFHLATTRLGAVAFLDQATIDYRIGGADQITNLKNQVHFATAFLKTLEEQIAHHRPELQLTDRELDRIRAEAHDWLAAALIEGGQRRLAAAHALKAIRQRPATRNSWKTLAKTMLPRTAVELVRAARRLRSDASVASM from the coding sequence ATGCCCGTGCTCGATTCCACTTCCAATCTGGAGCGTCCCGCCGACCGCGAGACACTGGTTTCGGTTGTCGTACCGACGTTCAACCGGGCCGAACTCCTGCGTTCCGCGCTCCGCAGCGTGCAGGCGCAGTCGTGGACTGACCTTGAAGTGGTCGTCGTCGATGACGGTTCCACGGACGAGACGCAGAGCGTCGTGGCGTCGATGTCCGCGGCCGACAACCGGATCCGCTATCTGCGTCAGCCCAATGGTGGGGTTTCCGCGGCCCGGAATACGGCGCTGGCGAACTGCCGCGGCGCGATGATTGCGTTTCTCGATTCTGACGACGCCTGGCACCCCACGAAACTGGCGACGCAGGTCGAAGTGCTGCGCGCCCTGCCGGCGGTTGGGATGGTCTGGAGCGACATGAACGCGGTCGACGTTCAGGGACGGATTGTGCACTGCAACTACCTGCAGAGGATGTACAAGGGCTATCGGCGCCTGGCTCAAGGGCAATTGTTCCCGGAATCAGCCCCGCTTCAGGACGTGGTTCCACAGATTGACCCGGCCCTCGCCGGCGTCAAACTTTCGTGGGGTCCGATCTATTCGCACATGCTGTATGGCAACCTCGTGCACACGTCTACGGTCGTCCTCCGCCGCGAGCGGGCGGCGGCCGTGGGCCTGTTTGACGAGTCGATGAAAGCAGGGGGCGAGGACTACAAGTTCCATCTCGCGACAACGCGGCTGGGGGCTGTCGCGTTCCTCGACCAGGCGACGATCGACTACCGCATCGGCGGAGCGGACCAGATCACGAACCTGAAGAACCAGGTTCATTTTGCGACCGCGTTTCTCAAGACCCTCGAAGAGCAGATTGCACACCATCGCCCGGAACTCCAACTGACCGACCGGGAACTGGATCGCATCCGGGCCGAGGCCCATGACTGGCTCGCGGCCGCGCTGATTGAAGGGGGCCAGCGACGTCTGGCGGCTGCACACGCACTCAAGGCGATTCGCCAGCGTCCTGCGACGCGGAACTCCTGGAAGACCCTGGCGAAGACCATGCTGCCGCGAACTGCGGTGGAGCTCGTCCGGGCCGCGCGAAGGCTGCGTTCAGACGCGAGCGTGGCGTCGATGTAG
- a CDS encoding sialidase family protein, with protein sequence MRCFAGFVSALMVGLQTTLAVAQAPGFSIPVVDLDGDTARQVTVDREPGQYLGHPTTLLLEDGRTILCVYPKGHGKGAIQYKRSSDGGKTWSDRLPTPKSWETSKETPTLHRVVDASGKKRVIMFSGLYPVRMAVSEDDGATWSELQKVGDFGGIVAMGDVIPLKSAPKPQYLAFFHDDGRFFANTGKATGVFTLYQTLSTDGGLTWGTPRAIQTSGDIHLCEPGIVRSPDGSRLAILLRENRRVKNSHVMFSSDEGATWSEPKELPGSLTGDRHTAKYGPDGRLFISFRDVPKKGTSSPTAGDWVGWVGTWDDIAAGREGQYRIRLKDNTKGNDCAYPGVEILPDGTFVTTTYGHWNTGEPPYILSVRFKLEELDGRKR encoded by the coding sequence ATGCGCTGCTTCGCTGGTTTTGTTTCGGCCCTGATGGTTGGTCTGCAGACGACTCTCGCCGTCGCGCAGGCCCCCGGATTTTCGATCCCCGTCGTCGATCTCGACGGCGACACCGCCCGGCAGGTCACCGTCGACCGCGAACCGGGCCAGTACCTCGGACATCCGACCACGCTCCTGCTCGAAGATGGACGCACGATTCTCTGCGTCTATCCGAAAGGACACGGCAAAGGGGCGATCCAGTACAAGCGCAGCTCCGACGGCGGAAAAACCTGGTCCGACCGGCTGCCGACGCCGAAGAGCTGGGAAACGTCGAAAGAAACACCCACGCTTCACCGGGTCGTGGACGCGTCGGGGAAGAAACGCGTGATCATGTTCAGCGGGCTCTATCCCGTCCGCATGGCCGTCAGCGAAGACGACGGCGCCACCTGGTCCGAACTCCAGAAGGTCGGCGATTTCGGCGGCATCGTCGCGATGGGGGATGTCATCCCGCTCAAGTCGGCTCCAAAGCCGCAGTACCTCGCCTTCTTCCACGACGACGGCCGCTTCTTCGCCAACACAGGCAAGGCGACGGGCGTCTTTACTCTCTACCAGACGCTCTCGACTGATGGCGGCCTGACGTGGGGAACGCCCCGCGCCATCCAGACCTCTGGCGATATCCACCTCTGCGAGCCCGGGATCGTCCGCTCTCCCGATGGTTCCAGGCTGGCGATCCTCCTCCGCGAGAACCGCCGGGTGAAGAACTCGCACGTCATGTTCTCCAGCGACGAAGGAGCGACATGGTCCGAGCCCAAAGAACTCCCCGGCTCGCTGACGGGTGATCGCCACACCGCGAAGTACGGCCCGGATGGCCGGCTGTTCATCTCCTTCCGCGATGTCCCGAAGAAGGGAACGTCGAGCCCGACCGCCGGCGACTGGGTCGGCTGGGTCGGAACCTGGGACGACATCGCAGCCGGCCGCGAAGGCCAGTACCGCATCCGTCTCAAGGACAACACGAAGGGGAACGACTGCGCCTACCCCGGCGTCGAAATCCTGCCGGATGGAACGTTCGTCACAACAACCTACGGCCACTGGAACACGGGCGAGCCACCGTACATCCTGAGCGTGCGATTCAAGCTCGAGGAACTGGACGGCCGGAAGCGCTAG
- a CDS encoding SPFH domain-containing protein, producing the protein MGLFDKLRGELIDIIEWVDDSRHTIAWRFPRYQNEIKNGAQLIVRPGQMAVFVHRGEIADAFEPGHYELKTDNLPILSTLQGWKYGFNSPFRAEVYFVSTRQITDLKWGTPNPIMLRDADFGPIRLRAFGIYTLKAVDPKVLLKELVGTDQAFESDEITELLRATIATSFAELIGKSKISALDLAASYRDLSDQLRKLTCEKVDDEYGLDIPQLNIVNVSFPEEVEKALDTRTSIGVVGDMNRYQQYQFGKAMVDAAGNPAGGGAAEGMGMGMGFAMANRMGQTMAGGGGTAVPPPLPTPAWHIAVNGEAKGPFTEQQLLQAVTSGQLTRTTAVWSPTLGAWTPAGQVGQLGYLFGPATPPPPPPPAP; encoded by the coding sequence ATGGGTCTGTTCGACAAACTTCGCGGCGAATTGATCGACATCATCGAATGGGTCGATGATTCGCGCCACACCATCGCCTGGCGTTTCCCCCGCTACCAGAACGAAATCAAGAACGGAGCCCAGCTCATCGTCCGACCCGGACAGATGGCCGTCTTCGTCCACCGCGGCGAAATCGCCGACGCCTTCGAGCCCGGCCACTACGAGCTCAAAACCGACAACCTCCCGATCCTCTCCACCCTCCAGGGCTGGAAGTACGGCTTCAACAGCCCCTTCCGGGCCGAGGTCTACTTCGTCAGCACCCGGCAGATCACCGACCTCAAATGGGGCACCCCCAACCCCATCATGCTCCGCGACGCCGACTTCGGCCCCATCCGCCTGAGGGCCTTCGGCATCTACACCCTCAAGGCCGTTGACCCCAAGGTCCTCCTCAAGGAACTCGTCGGAACCGACCAGGCCTTCGAGTCCGATGAAATCACCGAGCTGCTCCGCGCCACGATCGCCACGTCGTTCGCTGAACTCATCGGCAAGTCGAAGATCAGCGCCCTCGACCTCGCGGCCAGCTACCGCGACCTCTCCGACCAGCTCCGCAAGCTGACCTGCGAAAAGGTCGACGACGAATACGGCCTCGACATCCCGCAGCTCAACATCGTCAATGTCTCCTTCCCCGAAGAAGTCGAAAAGGCCCTCGATACGAGGACCAGCATCGGCGTCGTCGGCGATATGAACCGCTACCAGCAGTACCAGTTCGGCAAAGCCATGGTTGATGCGGCCGGCAACCCCGCCGGCGGCGGAGCGGCCGAAGGCATGGGTATGGGCATGGGCTTCGCGATGGCCAACCGCATGGGCCAGACGATGGCCGGCGGAGGCGGCACCGCCGTCCCACCCCCACTCCCCACCCCCGCCTGGCACATCGCCGTCAACGGCGAAGCCAAAGGCCCCTTCACCGAACAACAACTCCTCCAGGCCGTCACCAGCGGCCAGTTGACAAGAACAACGGCCGTCTGGTCCCCCACCCTCGGCGCCTGGACGCCTGCAGGGCAAGTGGGACAGCTGGGTTACCTGTTTGGCCCGGCGACCCCGCCGCCACCACCGCCACCGGCGCCGTAA
- a CDS encoding multiheme c-type cytochrome produces the protein MSLGTGSPIRHLGAAICFSAALFLGWCCTESPVQGQGQGKPPGVAAGQGTSSSTPPLSAAQRKVAEQRARAAAGRPGEAFQGWDKPAIVLVLTGEQQGYLEPCGCTENQAGGLARRMDLFHQMWQRGWSTMAVDVGGNLNKDRLTRDQAKLKLDFFRKASQMMKYKAWGLGIEELKLTADNLFALHSEWSVEEGYVPFVSANVTIFGSRDIGMPKEFQIVDAGGVRFGITSIVGKSDPHPDNGVNRIPEFAGVDPNLLKIDPPESVLPGVIQKMKAQGAQILILLAHAGEEESKALAPGFDIVVTASGPEDPVRKEQRVGTTLYVEPGMKGKHAPCVAIYNRGGKPVVGAFELVELDRDRFKNAPEMTQLMRDYQQRIEMERPDSAHEMPFDSAQRDLKFVGVDQCKDCHKQAFEVWKNTRHAFATQSLSHGRADEPKEYVVDRQFDPECVACHATGWHPQRAVRLTSGFVDLKTTPELAGQQCENCHGPGSAHVTLERAFAKDKKVTKELTASREALMNTRDCEDCHDHDNSPHFDFDKYWNGEDGRTPVKHYGKN, from the coding sequence ATGTCACTGGGGACGGGTTCGCCCATTCGGCATCTGGGAGCGGCCATCTGCTTCAGCGCGGCGCTGTTTCTGGGTTGGTGCTGCACCGAGTCGCCGGTGCAGGGGCAGGGGCAGGGGAAGCCCCCCGGTGTTGCGGCCGGGCAGGGGACTTCGTCGAGCACGCCGCCGCTTTCGGCCGCGCAGCGGAAAGTTGCTGAGCAGCGAGCACGTGCCGCGGCGGGCCGGCCGGGCGAGGCGTTCCAGGGTTGGGACAAGCCAGCCATCGTGCTGGTGCTGACTGGTGAGCAGCAGGGATATCTCGAGCCTTGCGGATGCACGGAGAACCAGGCGGGGGGATTGGCCCGGCGGATGGACCTGTTCCACCAGATGTGGCAGCGGGGCTGGTCGACGATGGCCGTCGATGTGGGCGGAAACCTGAACAAGGACCGGCTGACGCGGGACCAGGCGAAGCTGAAGCTGGACTTCTTCCGCAAGGCGTCGCAGATGATGAAATACAAGGCGTGGGGCCTTGGCATCGAAGAACTGAAGCTGACGGCCGACAACCTGTTTGCGCTGCACTCCGAATGGTCGGTGGAAGAGGGCTACGTGCCGTTCGTGAGTGCGAACGTGACGATCTTCGGCTCGCGCGACATCGGGATGCCGAAGGAATTCCAGATTGTCGATGCCGGGGGCGTGCGGTTCGGCATCACGTCGATCGTCGGTAAATCCGACCCGCATCCGGACAACGGCGTGAATCGGATTCCCGAGTTCGCGGGGGTCGATCCCAACCTGCTGAAAATCGATCCGCCGGAGTCGGTGCTTCCGGGCGTGATCCAGAAGATGAAGGCCCAAGGGGCGCAGATCCTGATCCTGCTGGCCCACGCTGGCGAAGAGGAATCGAAGGCGCTGGCGCCTGGCTTCGACATCGTGGTGACGGCGTCCGGGCCGGAAGACCCGGTGCGCAAGGAACAGCGGGTCGGCACCACGCTCTACGTTGAGCCGGGAATGAAGGGGAAGCATGCTCCGTGCGTGGCGATCTACAACCGGGGTGGCAAGCCGGTGGTCGGGGCGTTTGAACTGGTGGAGCTGGACCGGGACCGGTTCAAGAACGCTCCGGAAATGACGCAGCTGATGCGCGACTACCAGCAGCGGATCGAAATGGAGCGGCCCGACAGCGCGCATGAAATGCCGTTCGACTCGGCACAGCGGGACCTGAAGTTTGTGGGGGTCGACCAGTGCAAGGATTGCCACAAGCAGGCGTTCGAGGTGTGGAAGAACACGCGGCATGCGTTCGCGACACAGAGTCTTTCGCATGGCCGGGCGGACGAACCGAAGGAATACGTCGTCGACCGCCAGTTCGACCCAGAGTGCGTCGCGTGTCATGCGACGGGCTGGCATCCACAGCGGGCGGTGCGGCTGACATCGGGATTCGTGGACCTGAAGACGACGCCCGAGCTGGCGGGTCAGCAGTGCGAGAACTGCCACGGGCCGGGGAGCGCGCACGTGACGCTGGAGCGGGCGTTCGCCAAGGACAAGAAGGTGACGAAGGAGCTGACGGCGTCCCGCGAAGCGCTGATGAACACGCGTGACTGCGAGGACTGCCACGATCACGACAACAGTCCGCACTTCGATTTCGACAAGTACTGGAACGGCGAAGACGGGCGTACTCCCGTCAAGCACTACGGCAAGAACTGA
- a CDS encoding M24 family metallopeptidase: MLTKEGCLARQKRLWDAVPAEVEWLLIADPRHVLYLSNFMVQPLSFSGGERALLLLERGGRSTLLGDNFTIRSAAATPFVDREVVEKWYDHQHAVVNRDHALFAAVGQIASELAGRPGLIEGEWLPAAVPVLLMDSRAAFTISAKGDPEADRDLGVILRKLRRNKLADEINLLKLSAKAGEAGMRRLREVLKPGISELEIYLEVQKAALTEAGRPGLVYGDFRALTAAQPKVGGLPTTKILENGDLFCLDYSVVLNGYRADFTNTLACGAPSAGAQELFAICQAAMKGGEGALKAGAKASDVHAAVMKPFADAGKRDAFPHHAGHGIGLAHPEPPILVPQSDDILEAGDVITLEPGAYIPGVAGMRIERNYVVTETGFECITHHDISLT, translated from the coding sequence ATGCTGACCAAAGAAGGTTGCCTTGCCCGCCAGAAGCGTCTGTGGGACGCCGTGCCCGCGGAAGTCGAATGGCTCCTCATCGCCGACCCGCGGCATGTGCTGTACCTGTCGAACTTCATGGTGCAGCCGCTGAGCTTTTCCGGCGGCGAGCGGGCGCTCCTGCTGCTCGAACGCGGGGGACGTTCGACCCTGCTCGGTGACAACTTCACGATCCGGTCGGCCGCTGCAACGCCGTTTGTCGACCGTGAAGTCGTCGAGAAGTGGTACGACCACCAGCATGCGGTCGTGAACCGCGACCATGCCCTGTTCGCAGCGGTCGGGCAGATCGCGTCGGAACTGGCCGGACGGCCGGGACTCATCGAGGGGGAATGGCTTCCGGCGGCCGTGCCGGTGCTCCTGATGGATTCCCGCGCGGCGTTCACCATCTCGGCCAAGGGAGACCCGGAAGCGGACCGCGACCTGGGCGTGATTCTCCGGAAACTGCGGCGTAACAAACTGGCGGATGAGATCAATCTTCTGAAGCTCTCCGCCAAGGCGGGCGAGGCCGGGATGCGACGGCTGCGCGAGGTTCTGAAGCCGGGTATTTCTGAACTCGAGATTTATCTCGAAGTGCAGAAGGCCGCTCTGACAGAGGCGGGGCGACCGGGGCTCGTGTATGGCGATTTCCGCGCGCTGACGGCCGCACAGCCCAAGGTGGGAGGCCTGCCGACCACGAAGATCCTGGAGAACGGCGACCTGTTCTGTCTCGACTATTCGGTCGTCCTGAATGGATACCGGGCCGACTTCACGAACACCCTGGCCTGCGGTGCGCCGAGCGCCGGGGCGCAGGAACTGTTCGCGATCTGCCAGGCGGCGATGAAGGGGGGCGAAGGGGCGCTGAAGGCGGGCGCCAAGGCGAGTGACGTTCACGCCGCGGTGATGAAACCGTTTGCCGATGCCGGCAAACGCGATGCGTTCCCCCACCATGCGGGACACGGCATCGGGCTCGCGCATCCCGAGCCGCCGATCCTTGTGCCGCAGAGCGATGACATCCTGGAAGCAGGAGACGTGATCACGCTGGAACCGGGCGCGTATATTCCCGGCGTCGCCGGCATGCGGATCGAGCGAAACTACGTTGTCACCGAGACCGGCTTCGAGTGCATCACGCACCACGACATTTCGCTGACCTGA